Proteins from a genomic interval of Oceanicoccus sp. KOV_DT_Chl:
- the hisC gene encoding histidinol-phosphate transaminase, with translation MSSKFWSPLVSQLEPYTPGEQPQVKGLIKLNTNENPYPPSPKLAALLDQAAINNLRLYPDPNNGGLKKALSDYLGVATDHICVGNGSDEILAFAFQGLFKPDSPVLFPDITYGFYTVYCSLYGIEYQQLPLAENFDIALDAYINHTANGGVIFPNPNAPTGIAKALDDIEALLKVNTESVVIIDEAYVDFGAESAVSLVAKYPNLLVVQTLSKSRSLAGSRIGFAVGQPDLIEALERIKNCFNPYSLDRLAELAATVAIEDVDYFQACCAKIIATREWTAAELTELGFDILPSKTNFIMAKPNTLPARELFTALREQNIVVRYFSKPRIEEYLRISIGTDAEMQALVAAVKSITAGR, from the coding sequence TTTGATCAAACTAAATACTAACGAAAACCCTTACCCGCCTTCGCCCAAGTTGGCTGCACTGCTCGATCAAGCGGCGATCAATAATTTACGGCTTTATCCCGACCCTAATAATGGTGGCTTAAAAAAAGCGCTTAGCGATTACTTGGGTGTTGCTACGGATCATATTTGTGTGGGCAATGGCTCCGATGAAATTTTGGCGTTTGCGTTTCAGGGTTTATTTAAGCCAGACAGCCCGGTGCTTTTCCCCGATATCACTTATGGTTTTTATACGGTGTATTGCAGTTTATATGGTATTGAGTATCAGCAGCTACCATTAGCAGAAAACTTCGACATTGCGCTTGATGCTTATATCAATCACACGGCGAATGGCGGCGTGATTTTTCCTAATCCAAATGCGCCCACCGGCATTGCTAAAGCGCTGGATGATATTGAGGCCTTGCTTAAGGTCAACACTGAGTCGGTAGTGATTATCGATGAGGCTTATGTCGATTTTGGCGCTGAGTCTGCTGTTAGTCTGGTCGCTAAATATCCTAATTTGTTAGTGGTACAAACGCTGTCCAAATCCCGTTCGCTGGCGGGCAGTCGCATTGGTTTTGCCGTGGGGCAGCCTGATTTAATTGAGGCGCTGGAGCGGATAAAAAATTGTTTTAATCCCTATTCCTTAGACCGTCTGGCTGAGTTAGCGGCAACCGTGGCGATTGAGGATGTCGATTATTTTCAGGCCTGTTGCGCCAAGATCATTGCCACCCGGGAATGGACGGCGGCAGAGCTCACTGAGCTGGGCTTCGACATATTGCCATCAAAAACCAATTTCATTATGGCAAAGCCGAACACGCTGCCGGCCAGAGAGCTATTTACCGCGTTGCGTGAGCAGAATATTGTAGTGCGTTATTTCAGCAAGCCGCGCATTGAAGAGTACTTGCGCATTAGTATTGGTACCGATGCAGAAATGCAGGCACTGGTGGCAGCGGTAA